The following coding sequences lie in one Delphinus delphis chromosome 9, mDelDel1.2, whole genome shotgun sequence genomic window:
- the CCDC136 gene encoding coiled-coil domain-containing protein 136 isoform X4, with protein sequence MDAGAGAGAGAAGWSCPGPGPTVTTSGSYEVSEGCERKKGQRWGSLERRGMQAMEGEVLLPALYEEEEEEEEEEEEVEEEDDQVQKGGSVGSLSVGKHRGLSLTETELEELRAQVLQLVAELEETRELAGQHEDDSLELQGLLEDERLASAQQAEVFTKQIQQLQGELRSLREEISLLEHEKESELQEIEQELHLAQAEIQNLRQAAEDSATEHENDIASLQEDLCRMQNELEDMERIRGEYEMEITSLRAEIEMKNSDVSNSLSLSDFSEMQEELQQLRDRYHFLNEEYQVLRENNSSLTGQLADLESERTLRATERCLESQALGSMKSAESQTSKEDFLEPDPEMHLLRQQLLGAEEQMHDMQNKCKKLSWELQELQHHRRTSEEEQRRLQRELKCAQDEVLRFQTSHSVTQGEELRTRLCALQQKYDASQDEQNELLKVQLQLEAELQQLKDMKPTVVESQSEKNAEMHAQLQEMKRLYQTSKDALERQKHMYDQLEQDFLLCRQELQQLKTTQSIPEDKGKCADKCDALLFRLTELQERYKASQKDMAQLQMEQCELLERQRRMQEAQGQLHEELHRLTFPLPRSGLFHKSQELLTKLQDLGELQMVYQGMQEKQKKLIQNQESVLKEQLELHGALQRFKESDFREVLENPKDSKWPKSSKCGHNKSKVIIAQMQSLQELYEASEAEQELRQQEQERLLEERKRLQADLQLCLEEMHMLQVQSPSVKMSLESYKKSYGTTDTSNENCRRDCNIDDNESCHESYNSSQASEESVLQSYDRSTSTGESCGRSYRSSSSSSIAYKRSYGTSRSSDTCHKSYVSSSMDGELADPEDMERFEDTVAKVLIKLQGVQAMYQLSQEEHDLLRQQMRNLLDKQKGPKEELDACEKEFKERVERLEKTVASQNEEHEIKELQAKLRELQLQYQASVDERGRLLAMQEQLEGQLQCCQEELHQLKEKRSSVTKETKGTNGNKNVNKNANGVKSKKVAKPSLESSEVSCETRKSLEVVLYYKASHVALDDQTKEEIEEETKEAIEDETEAIEDETKESWDELVSEPSGPREVKFKEDQEERDEEFHSQEGKEEGNDQGEEEDEASEGSNPLKPSESKKNMFGMWKPMVFLALAAVALYVLPNMRPQETESYLVE encoded by the exons ATGGACGCGGGCGCCGGGGCCGGCGCGGGCGCCGCGGGTTGGAGCTGCCCGGGCCCAG GACCCACAGTGACCACTTCAGGCTCCTACGAGGTATCAGAGGGTTGTGAGAGGAAGAAAGGCCAACGCTGGGGGTCCCTGGAACGGCGGGGGATGCAAGCTATGGAGG GGGAAGTGTTACTCCCAGCTCTCtacgaggaggaagaggaggaggaagaagaggaagaagaggtggaAGAAGAGGATGATCAAGTGCAGAAAGGTGGCAGCGTGGGCTCCCTGTCGGTTGGCAAGCACCGGGGCCTGAGCCTCACggagacagagctggaggagcTGAGGGCTCAGGTGCTGCAgctggtggcagagctggaggaGACCCGGGAACTGGCAGGGCAGCATGAGGACGACTCGCTGGAGCTGCAGG GGCTCCTGGAGGATGAGCGGCTGGCCAGCGCCCAGCAGGCAGAGGTGTTCACCAAGCAGATTCAGCAGCTCCAAG GTGAGCTGCGGTCTCTACGGGAGGAGATTTCCCTGTTAGAGCATGAAAAAGAAAGTGAACTTCAGGAAATAGAACAGGAGTTGCATTTGGCCCAGGCTGAGATCCAGAATCTGCGGCAAGCAGCGGAGGACTCTGCGACTGAACATGAGAATGACATAGCCTCCCTGCAGGAGGATCTCTGCCGGATGCAGAATGAACTCGAGGACATGGAGCGCATCCGAGGAGAGTATGAGATGGAGATCACCTCCCTCCgtgcagaaatagaaatgaagaactcTGACGTATCCAATAGTTTAAGTCTCTCAGATTTCTCTGAGATGCAAG AAGAGTTGCAGCAACTGCGGGACCGCTACCACTTCCTGAACGAGGAGTACCAGGTCCTCCGAGAGAACAACAGTAGCCTCACAGGACAGCTTGCGGATCTGGAGAGTGAGAG GACACTAAGAGCAACAGAAAGATGCCTGGAGTCCCAAGCACTAGGGAGTATGAAGTCAGCAGAGTCTCAGACTTCAAAAGAGGATTTCCTGGAGCCTGATCCTGAAATGCATTTGTTGCGACAGCagctgctgggagctgaggaGCAGATGCATGACATGCAGAACAAG TGTAAGAAATTGAGTTGGGAGTTGCAAGAGCTACAGCACCATCGCCGGACCAGTGAGGAGGAGCAGAGGCGGCTGCAGAGGGAGCTCAAGTGTGCACAGGATGAGGTCCTTCGGTTTCAGACTTCCCACAGTGTCACCCAG GGCGAGGAGCTGAGGACCAGACTCTGTGCCCTGCAGCAAAAGTATGATGCTAGCCAGGATGAGCAGAATGAGCTCTTGAAGGTACAGCTACAACTTGAGGCTGAGCTCCAGCAGCTCAAAGATATGAAACCCACAGTCGTAGAAAGCCAGAGTGAGAAG aaTGCAGAGATGCACGCCCAGCTGCAGGAGATGAAGCGGCTGTACCAGACCAGCAAGGATGCGCTGGAGCGGCAAAAGCACATGTATGATCAGCTCGAGCAGGACTTCTTGCTCTGCCGGCAGGAGCTGCAGCAGCTCAAGACCACCCAGTCCATCCCAGAGGACAAGGGAAAGTGTGCTGATAAG TGTGACGCACTGCTCTTCAGACTGACAGAATTGCAGGAGAGGTACAAGGCCAGCCAGAAGGATATGGCGCAGCTGCAGATGGAGCAGTGCGAGCTCctggagaggcagaggaggatgCAGGAGGCGCAGGGCCAGCTGCACGAAGAGCTGCACAGGCTCACGTTCCCGCTCCCCAGATCTGGTCTCTTCCACAAG AGTCAGGAGCTCCTTACAAAGTTACAAGACCTGGGTGAACTACAGATGGTCTACCAAGGCATGCAGGAGAAGCAGAAAAAACTGATACAGAATCAAGAAAGTGTATTAAAAGAACAATTAGAACTGCACGGAGCGCTGCAACGTTTCAAGGAGTCTGATTTCCGGGAAGTGTTGGAGAATCCGAAGGACTCCAAATGGCCTAAGTCCTCAAAATGTGGTCATAACAAG TCAAAGGTGATCATCGCCCAGATGCAGTCTCTGCAGGAGCTGTACGAGGCCAGTGAGGCTGAGCAGGAGCTGCGGCAGCAGGAGCAGGAGCGGCTTCTAGAGGAGCGGAAGAGGCTGCAGGCCGACCTGCAGCTCtgcctggaagaaatgcacatgCTCCAAGTCCAGTCCCCTTCTGTGAAAATGAGCCTTGAGTCGTACAAGAAGAGTTATGGGACCACGGACACCAGCAACGAGAACTGTCGCAGAGATTGTAACATTGATGACAACGAGAGCTGTCACGAGAGTTACAACAGCAGCCAGGCCAGCGAAGAGAGCGTCCTCCAGAGCTATGACAGGAGCACCAGTACTGGGGAGTCCTGTGGGAGGAGTTaccgcagcagcagcagcagcagcattgcCTATAAGAGGAGTTACGGCACCAGCAGGAGCTCTGACACCTGTCACAAGAGTTACGTCAGCAGCAGCATGGACGGCGAACTTGCCGATCCTGAAGATATGGAG cgCTTTGAGGACACGGTTGCCAAGGTGTTGATCAAGCTGCAGGGAGTGCAGGCCATGTACCAGCTCAGCCAGGAGGAGCACGACCTGCTGCGGCAGCAGATGAGAAACCTGCTAGACAAGCAGAAAGGGCCGAAGGAAGAGCTGGATGCCTGCGAGAAGGAATTCAAGGAGCGCGTGGAACGCTTGGAGAAGACTGTTGCCTCCCAAAATGAGGAGCACGAG ATCAAAGAACTGCAGGCCAAGCTGCGGGAGCTGCAGCTACAGTACCAGGCTAGCGTGGATGAGCGGGGGCGGCTCCTGGCCATGCAGGAGCAGTTGGAGGGGCAGCTGCAGTGCTGCCAGGAAGAGCTTCACCAGCTCAAAGAGAAGAGGTCCTCTGTTACCAAAGAAACCAAGGGAACGAATGGCAATAAGAACGTGAATAAGAATGCCAATGGGGTTAAAAGTAAAAAGGTGGCCAAGCCAAGCCTGGAGAGTTCTGAGGTCAGCTGTGAGACCAGAAAG AGTCTGGAGGTGGTGCTGTACTACAAGGCCAGCCACGTGGCCTTGGACGATCAAACGAAAGAGGAAATAGAAGAGGAAACGAAGGAGGCAATTGAGGACGAAACGGAGGCAATTGAGGACGAAACAAAGGAGTCCTGGGATGAACTAGTTTCTGAGCCATCAGGTCCTAGAGAGGTTAAATTCAAAGAAGACCAGGAGGAGAGAGATGAAGAGTTCCACAGCCAGGAGGGTAAGGAAGAAGGCAACGaccaaggggaggaggaggatgaaGCTTCAGAGGGAAGCAACCCCCTCAAGCCTTCTGAGAGCAAAAAG AACATGTTTGGGATGTGGAAGCCTATGGTGTTCTTGGCCCTTGCAGCTGTGGCTCTGTATGTGTTACCCAACATGCGACCGCAGGAGACAGAGTCCTACCTCGTGGAGTGA
- the CCDC136 gene encoding coiled-coil domain-containing protein 136 isoform X3 → MQAMEGEVLLPALYEEEEEEEEEEEEVEEEDDQVQKGGSVGSLSVGKHRGLSLTETELEELRAQVLQLVAELEETRELAGQHEDDSLELQGLLEDERLASAQQAEVFTKQIQQLQGELRSLREEISLLEHEKESELQEIEQELHLAQAEIQNLRQAAEDSATEHENDIASLQEDLCRMQNELEDMERIRGEYEMEITSLRAEIEMKNSDVSNSLSLSDFSEMQEELQQLRDRYHFLNEEYQVLRENNSSLTGQLADLESERTLRATERCLESQALGSMKSAESQTSKEDFLEPDPEMHLLRQQLLGAEEQMHDMQNKCKKLSWELQELQHHRRTSEEEQRRLQRELKCAQDEVLRFQTSHSVTQGEELRTRLCALQQKYDASQDEQNELLKVQLQLEAELQQLKDMKPTVVESQSEKELQCQLQKLQLQYQSIMCEKDELLAVQQQLRDSLRCHEAEVQHLKGIVASFQESREKNAEMHAQLQEMKRLYQTSKDALERQKHMYDQLEQDFLLCRQELQQLKTTQSIPEDKGKCADKCDALLFRLTELQERYKASQKDMAQLQMEQCELLERQRRMQEAQGQLHEELHRLTFPLPRSGLFHKSQELLTKLQDLGELQMVYQGMQEKQKKLIQNQESVLKEQLELHGALQRFKESDFREVLENPKDSKWPKSSKCGHNKSKVIIAQMQSLQELYEASEAEQELRQQEQERLLEERKRLQADLQLCLEEMHMLQVQSPSVKMSLESYKKSYGTTDTSNENCRRDCNIDDNESCHESYNSSQASEESVLQSYDRSTSTGESCGRSYRSSSSSSIAYKRSYGTSRSSDTCHKSYVSSSMDGELADPEDMERFEDTVAKVLIKLQGVQAMYQLSQEEHDLLRQQMRNLLDKQKGPKEELDACEKEFKERVERLEKTVASQNEEHEIKELQAKLRELQLQYQASVDERGRLLAMQEQLEGQLQCCQEELHQLKEKRSSVTKETKGTNGNKNVNKNANGVKSKKVAKPSLESSEVSCETRKSLEVVLYYKASHVALDDQTKEEIEEETKEAIEDETEAIEDETKESWDELVSEPSGPREVKFKEDQEERDEEFHSQEGKEEGNDQGEEEDEASEGSNPLKPSESKKNMFGMWKPMVFLALAAVALYVLPNMRPQETESYLVE, encoded by the exons ATGCAAGCTATGGAGG GGGAAGTGTTACTCCCAGCTCTCtacgaggaggaagaggaggaggaagaagaggaagaagaggtggaAGAAGAGGATGATCAAGTGCAGAAAGGTGGCAGCGTGGGCTCCCTGTCGGTTGGCAAGCACCGGGGCCTGAGCCTCACggagacagagctggaggagcTGAGGGCTCAGGTGCTGCAgctggtggcagagctggaggaGACCCGGGAACTGGCAGGGCAGCATGAGGACGACTCGCTGGAGCTGCAGG GGCTCCTGGAGGATGAGCGGCTGGCCAGCGCCCAGCAGGCAGAGGTGTTCACCAAGCAGATTCAGCAGCTCCAAG GTGAGCTGCGGTCTCTACGGGAGGAGATTTCCCTGTTAGAGCATGAAAAAGAAAGTGAACTTCAGGAAATAGAACAGGAGTTGCATTTGGCCCAGGCTGAGATCCAGAATCTGCGGCAAGCAGCGGAGGACTCTGCGACTGAACATGAGAATGACATAGCCTCCCTGCAGGAGGATCTCTGCCGGATGCAGAATGAACTCGAGGACATGGAGCGCATCCGAGGAGAGTATGAGATGGAGATCACCTCCCTCCgtgcagaaatagaaatgaagaactcTGACGTATCCAATAGTTTAAGTCTCTCAGATTTCTCTGAGATGCAAG AAGAGTTGCAGCAACTGCGGGACCGCTACCACTTCCTGAACGAGGAGTACCAGGTCCTCCGAGAGAACAACAGTAGCCTCACAGGACAGCTTGCGGATCTGGAGAGTGAGAG GACACTAAGAGCAACAGAAAGATGCCTGGAGTCCCAAGCACTAGGGAGTATGAAGTCAGCAGAGTCTCAGACTTCAAAAGAGGATTTCCTGGAGCCTGATCCTGAAATGCATTTGTTGCGACAGCagctgctgggagctgaggaGCAGATGCATGACATGCAGAACAAG TGTAAGAAATTGAGTTGGGAGTTGCAAGAGCTACAGCACCATCGCCGGACCAGTGAGGAGGAGCAGAGGCGGCTGCAGAGGGAGCTCAAGTGTGCACAGGATGAGGTCCTTCGGTTTCAGACTTCCCACAGTGTCACCCAG GGCGAGGAGCTGAGGACCAGACTCTGTGCCCTGCAGCAAAAGTATGATGCTAGCCAGGATGAGCAGAATGAGCTCTTGAAGGTACAGCTACAACTTGAGGCTGAGCTCCAGCAGCTCAAAGATATGAAACCCACAGTCGTAGAAAGCCAGAGTGAGAAG GAGTTACAGTGCCAGCTACAGAAGCTGCAGCTGCAGTACCAGAGCATCATGTGTGAGAAGGACGAGCTGCTGGCCGTGCAGCAGCAGCTGCGAGACAGCCTGCGCTGCCACGAGGCAGAGGTGCAGCACCTCAAGGGCATCGTGGCCTCCTTCcaagagagcagagagaag aaTGCAGAGATGCACGCCCAGCTGCAGGAGATGAAGCGGCTGTACCAGACCAGCAAGGATGCGCTGGAGCGGCAAAAGCACATGTATGATCAGCTCGAGCAGGACTTCTTGCTCTGCCGGCAGGAGCTGCAGCAGCTCAAGACCACCCAGTCCATCCCAGAGGACAAGGGAAAGTGTGCTGATAAG TGTGACGCACTGCTCTTCAGACTGACAGAATTGCAGGAGAGGTACAAGGCCAGCCAGAAGGATATGGCGCAGCTGCAGATGGAGCAGTGCGAGCTCctggagaggcagaggaggatgCAGGAGGCGCAGGGCCAGCTGCACGAAGAGCTGCACAGGCTCACGTTCCCGCTCCCCAGATCTGGTCTCTTCCACAAG AGTCAGGAGCTCCTTACAAAGTTACAAGACCTGGGTGAACTACAGATGGTCTACCAAGGCATGCAGGAGAAGCAGAAAAAACTGATACAGAATCAAGAAAGTGTATTAAAAGAACAATTAGAACTGCACGGAGCGCTGCAACGTTTCAAGGAGTCTGATTTCCGGGAAGTGTTGGAGAATCCGAAGGACTCCAAATGGCCTAAGTCCTCAAAATGTGGTCATAACAAG TCAAAGGTGATCATCGCCCAGATGCAGTCTCTGCAGGAGCTGTACGAGGCCAGTGAGGCTGAGCAGGAGCTGCGGCAGCAGGAGCAGGAGCGGCTTCTAGAGGAGCGGAAGAGGCTGCAGGCCGACCTGCAGCTCtgcctggaagaaatgcacatgCTCCAAGTCCAGTCCCCTTCTGTGAAAATGAGCCTTGAGTCGTACAAGAAGAGTTATGGGACCACGGACACCAGCAACGAGAACTGTCGCAGAGATTGTAACATTGATGACAACGAGAGCTGTCACGAGAGTTACAACAGCAGCCAGGCCAGCGAAGAGAGCGTCCTCCAGAGCTATGACAGGAGCACCAGTACTGGGGAGTCCTGTGGGAGGAGTTaccgcagcagcagcagcagcagcattgcCTATAAGAGGAGTTACGGCACCAGCAGGAGCTCTGACACCTGTCACAAGAGTTACGTCAGCAGCAGCATGGACGGCGAACTTGCCGATCCTGAAGATATGGAG cgCTTTGAGGACACGGTTGCCAAGGTGTTGATCAAGCTGCAGGGAGTGCAGGCCATGTACCAGCTCAGCCAGGAGGAGCACGACCTGCTGCGGCAGCAGATGAGAAACCTGCTAGACAAGCAGAAAGGGCCGAAGGAAGAGCTGGATGCCTGCGAGAAGGAATTCAAGGAGCGCGTGGAACGCTTGGAGAAGACTGTTGCCTCCCAAAATGAGGAGCACGAG ATCAAAGAACTGCAGGCCAAGCTGCGGGAGCTGCAGCTACAGTACCAGGCTAGCGTGGATGAGCGGGGGCGGCTCCTGGCCATGCAGGAGCAGTTGGAGGGGCAGCTGCAGTGCTGCCAGGAAGAGCTTCACCAGCTCAAAGAGAAGAGGTCCTCTGTTACCAAAGAAACCAAGGGAACGAATGGCAATAAGAACGTGAATAAGAATGCCAATGGGGTTAAAAGTAAAAAGGTGGCCAAGCCAAGCCTGGAGAGTTCTGAGGTCAGCTGTGAGACCAGAAAG AGTCTGGAGGTGGTGCTGTACTACAAGGCCAGCCACGTGGCCTTGGACGATCAAACGAAAGAGGAAATAGAAGAGGAAACGAAGGAGGCAATTGAGGACGAAACGGAGGCAATTGAGGACGAAACAAAGGAGTCCTGGGATGAACTAGTTTCTGAGCCATCAGGTCCTAGAGAGGTTAAATTCAAAGAAGACCAGGAGGAGAGAGATGAAGAGTTCCACAGCCAGGAGGGTAAGGAAGAAGGCAACGaccaaggggaggaggaggatgaaGCTTCAGAGGGAAGCAACCCCCTCAAGCCTTCTGAGAGCAAAAAG AACATGTTTGGGATGTGGAAGCCTATGGTGTTCTTGGCCCTTGCAGCTGTGGCTCTGTATGTGTTACCCAACATGCGACCGCAGGAGACAGAGTCCTACCTCGTGGAGTGA